DNA sequence from the Podospora pseudocomata strain CBS 415.72m chromosome 2 map unlocalized CBS415.72m_2.2, whole genome shotgun sequence genome:
ATCCCAGTGAAGCTTCCTCTTATCATATGAAAACTTGAGCTAGATATTCAAACAAAAATCTACAAACATGGAAAAGGACCAAAACTGCATTGGAAAGCAAACCACATACTTTCGCTCGCTATATGCTCTAATTCTTCGCTACCCTCAGCATCCCAATACAGCAGATTAAATAAAAAAGCCGCCCCGTTTCAAAAAGGTAAAACAGTTTGAATCCTttcctttggtggtggaggcttCAATTTATACCGTGGCCATCTTCTCACCTTCCAAGCCCTTGGAAGACCTGATCTGCACAGTCGCCACAAATATCGCCGACCTGCGTCAGAAAGACCAGCTGCACCTATCGCTACGACTTCCCCGAAAGCTTAAATCTAAAACACCCGCCTCGAACTGTGCAAGCCGGTCCTCGGCGATTTCCAGCCAGGTTAACCCCCCCGATTGAAATGGGAGTTCTACGTCCACTGCCTGCCAGTACGGCCACTGGCCAGTCCGACTCTTCAATATCTGCCGCTGCCAGGGACCACCCCGCGTTGCTGATGTACAATCAGGGTATCCTTTCTCGGTGAGACCCATCAAAGCAGTGATAACTATCTTCCTCTCTCGTTCTTTAGAATACTAATCAATGTTTGAGCATGCTTGGTATCCGCCTGTATCCTATGACGGGGGAACAAAAGGCTTGACCAGCATCTCACTGaacttctccagcttctccttccctcgaacctcctccaccagaaGTGGCATTTTTACCACGTTGAACTCGTCGTAAAGCTCCTCAATCTGATCGAGGTACTTCTTTTGCATGCGCCGTCTGGCCGTGCATTGCTCGCAATCGGAACCGGGCTTCGGGAACAGAAGCTGATTGACCACAATACAGTGGGTATCAATCTGGTAGCTAGCCAGTTCTTGAATCATACGCTCCGTCTCGTAGAGAGACAAGAACTCTGGAATGCAGACGCAGACGAAGGTGGTGAGGCGCTCGTCCTTGAATTGCTGGTTGACTTCTGAAATGGTGGCGCGAAGGGCTTCGAGCTTTTCCATCATCTCACCGAGGTTCTGACCGTTAGGAAGGGCACCGTTGGCGCCCAGAAGTCCGTTCAGGACTCCTCCAAACTGACTAGAGAGCTGCGAGATCTTCTTCAGGGCCTTCTCCAGAACAGAAGGGAACTGGAGGAAACGGAGTGTGTGGCCGGTTGGGGCGGtgtcgaagatgatggtctCGTAGGAGAGTGACTTGACCTGCTTCAGGACTTCGGCAAAGGACATGGCTTCATCGATACCGGGAATCTGATAAGAAGTACGGTATTAGCCAGACTGGTTGACACATCACTGACAAACACTCTTATAACTTACCGACAGGGCAAGGTCCTGCATCATACCCCCCATACCCCCCAAACCTTCAGcgccctcaccctcagcCTGTCCAGCAAGCAAGTCTTGCATGCTTCCATTTGGATCAATCTCCATGGCGAAGAGATTCTCGAAACCATCTACCTTGCGGGCGTCCTTGCCGAACTTTTGGCTGAAAGCGTCGCTCAGGTTGTGGGCGGGATCGGTCGAGATGAGAAGCACAGAGCGCCTGACCTTGGCCAGCTGGATGGCAAGACTGCACGAGGTTGTCGTCTTGCCCACACCACCCTTTCCACCTACGAAGATCCATCTGAGGCTGCGTTGGTCGAGGATCGACTGGAGCGTGGGCTCCATAgcatcgtcgtcggcgttgaTGACTGCGGTCGACATCTTGGCGGTTGTCTACTGAGTGTAGGTAGCGGCGGGAATTCTGGAGAGATTGCGGAATTACGGTCGTtcaagaagagagagagaaagaaggcaaGCTGTGCAAGTGGTGGTCAAGATTGGTCCAAGTTGTCGCGTCCCAAGGGGCTTTGGAAACAGCTGGAAACCCACCGTCGGGTGTGGACGTCGCTGGGTCTGGCCTGCCAGCCCGCAACGTCACAGGCTTCGTGGCGGGGCAAGCTCGACCTCGACAGGGGGGGTTCATTTGGTGGGGTAATATCTTGGCATCTGATGGGAGGCATCTTGTCTTGAAGTTCGAAAGGAAGAAATGGAGAAGCAGCTCAGCTTCATGCATCGCTACGACGCAAACTGTTTTTTTGGCCCCAAGCTGAAGCTGACGAACTTCCACAACAGGTACACAGCGGAATCTGTTTGGTTACTAAAGCTACCACCTTTGTTGATTAGCGTGACCATCTCGCCGCCCTCAGGCAGATCAATAGTTGACGGACAGAAGAGCGGTGACTTTTTTGTTTCGCCTGAGCCGCATTTATCATCAATGTTGTGGTTCGAGCTCACGGTGAGGCGAGGATACCACCGTTGTGTACAACGTCCTGTCTGTCCTCACCTGGAGGCAATAAAGGAAACAATGCAACACTTTATAGCCCCGTGCAAAGTATCCAAGCCAGGTAGGTATCCAACTGGTGGCATCCAAGCAGGCGGACAGCGGCAGATACCGACGCTTGTGTCCGGTGGCAGCGGGGCTGAGAAGCTCTCTGGAGTGGATGTTGAGCATTGGTGCACCGATGTGGCCATCGCATCAGCCCCCAAGAAAGCGCAAGCAAATCCATTCCAGGGGTATTAGTAGTGTAATGCTTCTTGTCGATCCTTTTCTATATGGTGACTTTCAAGTTTATAAATATCCTCTACCTATCCTCTCTCCATTGTTTCTTTGTCTCTCTCTATACATAGCTCactcatcacaacaacaacccctcctcttATCGCTTCTGATAAGCCCATTCCCCCTGCTACACCACCCCACCGCTCACTCACTCAGCTTGTAGCTCACCTCTCAGTGTAAGTCATTGCCTGCCTACTACCCCCTCGTGATACCCTcactttcccccctccctctcctcacatccaatctaaccaccacccccctcaaagcGCAAAAATGACCGAATCAACAACTACCAAAGACCGCATAACCTGCCACATCCTCGACACAACCCTCGGCCAACCCGCCCGCTCCGTTCgcgtctccctctccctcctctctacctccaccgcctcccccggCCCCCTGAACCCCCCACCAGTCTTCGAGtccaccaccgacgaggaCGGCCGCATCAAGACCTGGCTCCCCtactcctccgccacctcctcggGCGAGGTCCCCGTCTACACCCTCGAAGACGTCTTCGGCTCCATCAGGGGCCCCTCCCGCTGGGTCCTCAAGTTCGACACCGAGTCCTACTTTGGCGGGCCCGACAAGACCTTCTTCCCCGAGGTCAACGTCGTGTTCAACGTGGCCGAGGGGGAGAGGTATCATGTCCCGCTGTTGCTGGCGCCGTATAGCTATTCCACTTACCGGGGGAGCTAAATTTCCtctttgttggagggggaatgATATGAGTGAGAGGGAGTAATGGTTTTGGGGGAAAGCATCTTTTTGTCAGTAGCATCATTTTATGTCTGGGCATATATGGGGCATAACAGCAAAGTGTGAGAGCGTCGTTCGTGGTTGCATATCTCTGGGTTTATGTAGGGCGAAATTCCAAGGAAAGCATTTTGCCATCATACTGATGAGATCGAAATATTTCCGGGTTGTGCTTTTGGCCACCACATAAACGATCAAGCTTCACGTATGACCACTGGGCCAAAACACCGGGCAAAGTATGGTTCCAAATCAATGAGTACTGAGATGATGTTCAATTAATGATTCTCCAATACGGAGTATTTGCGAAAAGCCATGGATACTAGGTAGGTAACTAGTAGACCACCCAGCAAGTCTCTGCCTCAAGCAGAAGGCCAGGTGATAATCTGCCCATATCACCCACTAGAAACACGACATACAGTCTGCATGCTGTCGCTTCCCTTTCGTCTGTTTCTTCTGCGGCgtgtgcttcttctttgtcGAATTACGCCCAGCTTTTCCCATGTTTTGTTGACTCCCGTGGTGCTGCTCATGCGGCTCCCTTCCATGTAAATGCATATGCTCAAAATAATTGTTACCGGAACTCCTCGCTCGTAAAAGAAATGCTGCCCCCGAAGAGGTATCCCTTGCCTTCCCCCCCATATCGAAAGACCAATTGCGAATTTTCCGTCGAACTCCCCGGCTTCTGCTGTTCTATCTGTGCAAGAGCCTGTTGATGAGACTGCTCCTGCGACGATGTCGGCGTCCGTCTCTAGGATCCCTGGCTGCGTCTCTTGGATCCTGTTTCACTtggcgggttggggagtgTGGAGGCGAGCCTGTGCCGTCGGAGGTGGTGACACTATGGCCGTCCCGAGACGTCGGTCGAATACCAGCGGGTTGCTCAGCACTGGGTCGAATAGACCCAAAAGCCATGCGGCCTAGAGTAGCCAGAGCTCCTTCGTCAGAAGAGCCGCTGACTTTGCGGTCATACAGGCTAAGAGATCGACCATATGGTCGCTCAGTCTGAACTTGGAAGGACATCCTGTGCCTGATGAGTGCCCTGCCCACATTCACATCGTCTTCCGTGATGCATGCATCAGGACCAATCTTGGCGTcagggtgaggaagggtggTGTTCCTATCTGTGGGCATCTTGTTAGCGAGTCTGAACAATACAAGGACTTGGGTATTTCATAACTTACTTCCACAGAATGTATCGGGGAACCCCGTGTCCCTGATTCGTGTGGAGGTTTGTGATGGGCTTCTGGGAGGCGTAGCCATATCTTCGGATATCGTTGAGAAGCTCGTCGAAGGAGACTTTCTGAATCTTGGTCTACGCATCGTGAAGAACGTCTTAGTTGGTGTTTATGTATTCAAGCAAAGAGTGTGCTGATGACGATGCCTAGCCGCCACTGTGGGACTGTGTTGCTGTGTGGTGCGAAGGTCCGGATATAGCGGGCCGGACGGAAGTGAATGAGTTGATGGGCCAAGAAGGACCCTGGGGGTGTTGAACAATGAAGATCAACAAGCGATAGGAAGGGTAAAATAAAAAATTAAATATGAGACAAATGAGGGGATACACCAGGCATTCCCAGAGACAGAGGGtagagaaaaggaaaaataAAGACGATTTCGGTCGAGGAGAGCAGATCCtcagaaggggagggggcgaagGTGCGAGTacgtggccgtcgagggtTTATCAAGTGACCAGCACAAAGAATAGGGCAGTGAAAGCGGTGCGAAACGTTGACCGACATAAAAGGGCCGCCACTTGACGACCGTTGAGAATGGCATTGTTATATGACATGGGAAATCAGACGAGGCCTTGCCTTGTACGGATTTCCACGGAAAAGACGGAACTGAGCCTAACTTGGCCCGCAGTCCAGACCAGCAACAGACTGTCAAGGCTGACAACATttggtgctgctgggaaGGTTTTCGGTCTCGGGTAGAGGAAGCGAAAGTCAACGAGTGGTTATGAGGCCACTTAGGCTCACCTAGGTTGAGGTTATTTTGTGGGGCAGCCCCGCGAAGGTGAGCAGAACAGGCGCGCGGCAGGTCGAGAGACGCCGGCCAAGTGCGATCAATCGATTGTTGTTTCGATCTTGGCCAAACAAAGGCCAGCCTCGATAGGCGGATGACGTTTGTTCTGGAATGGTTGGTGATTGGTCGAAGGCTTCTTCTTTGAGAATTCGGAGAGGACGACAAAGGGTGCAAGATAAAGATAGAAACCACATGGATGGAAAGAAAGGAACAAGAGGCGAGAGATATCATGCCGGGGGAACATGCAGCTTTTGAAAGCCTATTCCCATCAAGTCGGACCATGACTCTGCGGGGGCAATCAAGGGTCAGCCACTGGGCAGCAGTCCTGCTTGCTGAGAAGGGCAGGCACGGACAGCGGAGAGTGAATTTCGCCTCGAGCAGGCACATCACGGCTAGAACGGATCACCGTGAGGTGCGGATGCCATGCCCGAAAGAGGGGACTGGAATACCTGCAGTCATGACGATTGGCTGCGATGGATACTCGGCAGTATGCAACACACACGACCGGACTCTGTAGCCTCTGAGTTAGAATGGTGACAGATATCATCTACTACCTCGCTTCTTGGGAACAACTAGCCAATACTGGAGTGCCAGCGAGCTCTTGTTTTCAAATACCCCACGCTGTGAAATGTTGGGGAAGAAGTCAGTGAGCAGTTTGAGGCCAGTGTcatcacccaaccccaagagcGAGGCCCGTCAACGCCCGGCCCTGCAAGCGGCCATGCCGGCCATGAATCCCCAAGCGCCGTACCAGTGTGGGAGGAACTGCACGTCACACAAAGTTGATCATAGGCCCCATTGGGGCCCGATGACGACCGAGCTCGAGACCTGTACCCATACAGCAAGATGTTCACCGCCGTGACCTGGTCCTGTTCGGCCTATCATGCATGTTGTGAATGGCCTCAACAGCTGTGAAGTCTGCATGTCTCAGAGCTGGACCTCAAAGGTGGGTGGTTCCGTAAAGTAATTCGTTCCGGGAGGTCATCCGGGCTGTTCGATCGGCGGTGCTCCGCACTTTAGCTGCCCCGCTGTCTTGGCACACTGAGACATTGCGATCGGATGCGGGATGATTGCTGCGATGCTTATTTGACTGATGAAGTACTGATGAAGTATTGAGGCCGCGAGAAGGCCATGAAGGTCATGAAGGCGTCTGGAATATCGATATCACATTCCTGTCCTTGGATTTTCGCAGGATCTCGAGATGGTGTGGGTGTAGGGTAGCGGCGTACTTCCGCCGACCTCCGAACATAATCCTCCGGCCCGTGAGAGCTTCACGGAACGCTCCGAGGCTGGGTTCGATATCGGATGAGGTAAATGAGTGGGGCCTTGTCGGTCTGTCCGATGCGCAAGCGCAAAGTATCAAAAGCTGGCTGATCCTTGTAAGGCGAAATTGGCGGTATATGCGTGGAAGACTCCGTGAAATGGTCCATATTTCTTCGAGAGAGAAGGGAACACAGAGTTGAGAAGTTGCTGGCTGGAGAGCCATCCAACAGTCAACCGAAGATTTCCCGTATCAAAGTGTAAGTGAATGGGGCGCACTGGCCACCTTGTGGTCCGGCATCCCCTGTCGAACTCACCCCTACGCTAAATCTTGAGGCGATGTGGCAGATTTGGTAAGGCGAAGCTGGCAGCTCTCTCCAGGTGGCCTTCCAGCAGTCCATTCTCCAAATTGTCTGTACACCACGCGACAATTCAGCAGACGACCGAATTGCCCAACGAcatttttttccctttccacGCCGGCACGCACGCAACCATCAATCAATTGATCTTAACTCTTTTTTAATTCATTTTTTACCCACACACAAACCGCCGCAATGTCCGACCAAGTGCAAGAAATCCTCGACGTCCCTCGCGAGTTCCTCAAGGACGGTATCCAGTTCATCCACAAGGCCCAGAAGCGTCTGTCTATGCATTGTCTCTTAGCCGGGGTGTCACCATGCTAACGATTGAACAGCCGACCAGAAGGAGTTCCTCAAGATCTCGCAAGCCGTTGGCGTCGGTTTCCTCAGTATGTCCGGTCTAGTTACAGCTACCAATAC
Encoded proteins:
- a CDS encoding uncharacterized protein (EggNog:ENOG503PFIM): MRRPRFRKSPSTSFSTISEDMATPPRSPSQTSTRIRDTGFPDTFCGNRNTTLPHPDAKIGPDACITEDDVNVGRALIRHRMSFQVQTERPYGRSLSLYDRKVSGSSDEGALATLGRMAFGSIRPSAEQPAGIRPTSRDGHSVTTSDGTGSPPHSPTRQVKQDPRDAARDPRDGRRHRRRSSLINRLLHR
- a CDS encoding uncharacterized protein (COG:U; EggNog:ENOG503P6RT; BUSCO:EOG09265PUI), encoding MSDQVQEILDVPREFLKDGIQFIHKAQKPDQKEFLKISQAVGVGFLIMGAVGYFVKLIHVPLNNILVGGA
- the GET3 gene encoding Golgi to ER traffic-related protein (EggNog:ENOG503NX42; BUSCO:EOG092631UM; COG:P) is translated as MSTAVINADDDAMEPTLQSILDQRSLRWIFVGGKGGVGKTTTSCSLAIQLAKVRRSVLLISTDPAHNLSDAFSQKFGKDARKVDGFENLFAMEIDPNGSMQDLLAGQAEGEGAEGLGGMGGMMQDLALSIPGIDEAMSFAEVLKQVKSLSYETIIFDTAPTGHTLRFLQFPSVLEKALKKISQLSSQFGGVLNGLLGANGALPNGQNLGEMMEKLEALRATISEVNQQFKDERLTTFVCVCIPEFLSLYETERMIQELASYQIDTHCIVVNQLLFPKPGSDCEQCTARRRMQKKYLDQIEELYDEFNVVKMPLLVEEVRGKEKLEKFSEMLVKPFVPPS
- a CDS encoding uncharacterized protein (EggNog:ENOG503P6QJ; COG:I), with amino-acid sequence MTESTTTKDRITCHILDTTLGQPARSVRVSLSLLSTSTASPGPLNPPPVFESTTDEDGRIKTWLPYSSATSSGEVPVYTLEDVFGSIRGPSRWVLKFDTESYFGGPDKTFFPEVNVVFNVAEGERYHVPLLLAPYSYSTYRGS